The nucleotide window GCCCGCTGGAGCTGGCGCAAAAGGGGCGGTGGCTGTTTGAAAAAAATTACGACTGGCACCTGCCCGTCCGGGCGGTCACGATACGCGCCATCAACCTTATCCCGAGGTCTCAGCCGGTGCAGCTGCTTTTGTACGACGACCCCGTCCGCCGGGAAAAGCGAGAGCGGGTAGAGGCGGCGATGTACAATATCCGCGAGCGCTTCGGCAAGGGCGCCATTTATGCGGCCTGCCTGATGGAAAACCGTAAAATGCCCGGCCTCGGCGTTCACGAGGTCAACCTGCCGGGGATGATGTATATCTAAAGCAAGAGCGAGGCATGAACGCCTCGCTCTCGCTACTAAATAGGGACAACAAATATGAGGACGCAATTAGAGCTATAAAATTCGCCGATGGAATAATACACATCCAAACCATAGGATGAATTCCTGAAGACGTATACTAAATCTCCGTAGTCATCGTAGAAGGAAGAGAAATAGTGAAAACCATTGTCACTTAATAAATCAAAATAGCCGTCAATGGCATAATGACTGTCTACCGTTAAATCGGAAATTCGATAGGCGAAAAATTCCGAATCGGTGCTGGGGTCATAATTTTGATAATATGGCGCGCAATTGACGTAAGCCCCATAGTCCGGCGCAGGATAGTACCCCGAATAATAAGCGGTGGAAGTTCCGCTGCCGACAACAGTAACATTTATTGACGTTGTTGCCAGCGCGTTATCATTTTCATCCAGCAGGCCGATTATAACCGCTGTGCTTCCCGGTGCAAGACCGGTAAATGTAAGCGGAATCGAATTACCAGACCAATCCCCCCAGGCACATGCTACGATAGAGTAATTTCCTATTTGATAGGCGATAGAGTCAAAATTCCCGGAGCTGGCGGTCAGCGTCACGGTTGTTTTGGAGCCCTTATTAATTGTAACGGCAGCGGGCGAAGCCGTTACTTTCAGCGCTGACGTTGACGAGGCGACCGTCGATAACGGCACGGTCGACGTTTGCTTCATGTTATTAACCAAATTGATCGGTACGGCCAGGTTCAGATTTTGCCCGTCTTCATACCCACCGCTTGTGACGCCGATGACCTCACCGGCGGTGTTGATCAGCGCGCCGCCGCTGCTGCCGTGTGAGATGGACGCGTCAATCATAATATAACTGACGCCGTCAATGAGGTGTGCGGCGTTTGTGATCGTCCCCTTAGAAAACGTCTGATCCACGCCAAGCGGGTAGCCGATGGCATAAATCGTCGACCCTGTGGCAGCAGTATCGGAATTGCCCAAATTCAGGTATGGAAAACCGGACCCGCTGATCTGCAATAACGCCAGATCATTGGTTTCACTATAATCATATACGCCGGAGACGTTGTAAATACCGCCATCTTTCGTGACGATTTTCGCGGAGGAGGCTCTGCTGATGACGTGAAAATTTGTCACGGCAAGGCCGGAACTGCTGATAAAAAAGCCGCTGGCGCACCCTGATACTTTACCTGTTGAATCATAAACTTCGATATAAAATACCGCAGGGCAACATAGTTTGGAAATTTCCGTCGCCGTCAGCTCGTTTTCCGTCAGCGTCAAAGACTGGCGGAAATCGGTGCTGGCCATACGCGTGACGATGGCTGCGACGGCATCGCGCGTGATGAAGCTGCCGGGGTAAAACGTCCCGGCGCTGTCGCTGCCGGCTAGGACGCCGGCACGGTAGAGCTTATAGACGGCGGGGCCATATGAATACGTGACGGAGACATCGGGGATGGCATTGTCGTCGATCTGGTTTTTGGCCATCAGTGCCTCGTCGGGGAGCGCGGCCGCCAGGATGACGGCAAAGTCGGCACGTGTGGCGTTGGCTTTGTAATTTGGATATGATACCGGGATGATGTCGTTTGACAGCGCATAATCAACGTACGGCTGATACCAAGGCGAGCCGGACGGAAAATTCGCCGAGCCGGTATTGTAGATGCTGTGCAGGCAGGCGGCGAGCTTGATCGCCTCGGCGATCGTCAGGTTGTTGCCGGGCGAAAACGTTGTGGGGGAGGACCCGTTGACCAGGCCGTATTCATAAGCCGTCTGGACGTACGGGGCAAACCACTGATTTGATACGTCGGTAAATTGCCCGCTGCTATATGTATTGACTTTCGTAAAATTTGAGAGCGTTCCCGCGAGCACCGTAACCGGCAAAATGGTTACGATGAGCAGTAATGACAGGATGATCGTTGCAACGCGCTTTTTCATATAGAACCCTCCCCAGATTCCAGAAGATAGCGTGTTTCCTATTAACATCCTATATTGTATATATATAGCATGGAAAATACAAGATATTTGTCGAAGTTTTTACAATTTTATAATATCAGCTCGAAATGATTCCGCTCAAACGTCAGAAGTCCCTCGTCGCGCATCCGGCCAAGCTCGGACGACATGGCGCTGCGGTCGATGGCGAGATAATCGGCCAGCTCCTGCCGGTTGAATGGAATGTCAAAGGCGCTCCTGCCGACCTTTTCAGCCTCGGCGGAGAGATACGCCAAAAGTTTTTCGCGTGTTGTGCGCTTGGACATTTGCTCAATCTTCTGCATAAGCAGGATATTTTTGTTGGCAATGATCTGCAAGAGGTTGGCAATCAGCTGTGAGTGGAAGAGACAGGCCGACGAGCATGTTTTAATGATTTTGCGGCAATTTATGAGCATAATCTCGCACCGGTCGGCAGCAAGGACGCTGACGGCGATGCGCTCCGACTGAGCGCAGGAAAACGACTCGGCAAACAGGTCTCCCGCTTCCGCCTGAGATAGGATATCCTTCCGGCCCCAAAAGTCTTCCTTAATGATATGAATGCTGCCGCTCAAAATGATTCCGACTGTGAAGACGCTGTCGTCCGCTGAAAAAACAAATGTGTTTTTCTCGTACTGGCGGACGCTTGCTGACAGGCACGGCAGAATATTGTCAATATCGGCGTCGTCAATGCCCGCAAAGAGCGGGCATTTTTTTAATGTGGAGAGATACGGCGTCATAAAAATTCCTCCGAATATTTTAATATGTTGTAAATGCAACATACACGGTGAGCCTATTGTAGTACGATAGGCACAAGAAATCAAGGAGGTGCACGGTGATGATCCGTAAAATCATAAAGATCGACGAAGAAAAATGCAACGGCTGCGGCATCTGCGCGCAGGCCTGCCACGAGGGCGCCATCCAGATGATCGGCGGGAAGGCACGGCTGACCCGCGAGGATTACTGCGACGGGCTCGGAGACTGTCTGCCCGGCTGTCCGACGGGCGCCATTACTTTTGAAGAGCGCGAGGCACCGGCGTACGACCACGCGGCCGTGATGGCGGCCAAAGGCGACAAGACCGAGAAAGCGCCGCTGCCGTGCGGCTGCCCGGGTTCGCAGGCGAAATCGCTGGCAAGGGCGGTGCAAGCGCCGGCTCAAACCACTGCTGCCGAGAGCGAACTGACGCAATGGCCCGTTCAGATCAAGCTCGTGCCCATAAACGCGCCGTATTTTGACAATGCCAATCTGCTCATTGCGGCCGACTGCACGGCTTTTGCCTATGGGGACTTCCACAAAAAGTTTATCCGAAACCATGTGACGCTGATCGGCTGCCCAAAGCTCGACGAGGGCGACTATGCTGAGAAGCTCACGGAGATTATAAGGCGTAACAATATCAAAAGCGTTACGGTTGTCCGAATGGAAGTGCCGTGCTGCGGCGGGATTGAAAACGCCGTCAAAAAGGCGCTTCAAAACAGCGGGAAGTTTATTCCATGGTCTGTCGTTGTCATCTCAACGGATGGGAAGATTTTAGAAGGTTAAATCTCATCCCACCCACCGCCCAAAAAGGTATAGGGGCCCGGCCCTTATGACCCCGTTCAATTACGAAACCGGGGCAACGCCCCATTAAAAATAAAAAATTATAGTTAAATTATTAGGAGGAACAAAAAAATGAGCATGTTTTGTTTTCAGTGTGAGCAGACGGCGGGCGGCAAGGCCTGTACCGGTAAAATCGGCGTCTGCGGCAAACCGGAGGACGTCGCCAATCTGCAAGACGATTTAACGCGGGAACTCATCGCACTGGCTGTTGCCTACAGCGGCAAAAAGCCGACGCGTCAGGCTGTCAACGTTATGATGGAAGGGCTTTTCACAACCGTCACAAATGTTAACTTCGACGCCGACTCCATCGCATCGCTTACAAGCCGCGCGGCGGCTGAGAAAAAAGCCGCCAACCCGAACCTTCAGCTTGACTGCGGCGCACCGGGCGAGCCGCTCCGCCTGTGGAGCGTTGACGAGGATATCCGGTCGTTAAAGTCGCTCATCCTGCTTGGCCTGCGCGGCGTTGCCGCTTACGCCTACCACGCTCTCGCGCTCGGCTATCAGGACGACGATGTCGACCAGATGCTCTTTAAAGGCCTTGAAGCCATCAGCAAGACGGATGCCACAATGAACGACCTGTTGCCTGTCGTAATGGAAGTCGGCAATATTAACCTCAAATGCATGGAGCTCCTTGACCGCGCCAATACCGATACGTACGGCACACCCGCGCCGACGACTGTACCACTGTCGGTTGAAAAAGGCCCCTTTATTGTTATCTCCGGCCACGACCTGCACGACCTTCAGCTGCTGTTAGAGCAGACGCAAGGGAAGGGCATCAATATTTACACGCACGGCGAGATGCTCCCGGCGCACGCGTATCCGAAGCTCAAGGCCTACAGCCATCTTAAGGGCAACTTCGGCACGGCCTGGCAGAATCAGCAGACAGAGTTTGACGCGCTGCCCGCGCCGGTGCTGTTTACGACAAACTGCCTCATGCCGCCCAAGGACAGTTACCGCGACCGCGTTTTCACAACAGCTGTTGTCGACTACCCCGGCCTCGTCCACATAGATGACAACAAGGACTTCACACCCGTCATCAATAAGGCGCTCGCGCTTGGCGGTTATCAGGAAGACAAAGAGATGACCGGCATCAACGGCGGCAAAACCGTCATGACAGGCTTCGGCCACGGCACAGTGCTGTCCGTCGCCGGGACGGTCATTGACGCGGTCAAGGCCGGTGCGATCAAGCACTTCTTCCTCGTCGGCGGCTGCGACGGCGCAAAGCCCGGCCGTAACTACTACACCGAATTTGTCCAGAAAACACCGGCCGATACCGTCGTTCTGACGCTGGCCTGCGGCAAATACCGCTTCAACGACCTCGATCTCGGGACACTCGGCGGTCTGCCGCGCCTGATGGACATGGGCCAGTGCAACGATGCCTACAGCGCTATCAAGGTTGCCGTTGCGCTCAGCGAGGCGTTCGGCTGCTCTGTCAACGAGCTGCCCTTAACGCTTGTGCTCTCCTGGTACGAGCAGAAGGCCGTCTGCATCCTCTTAACGCTTCTGGCACTCGGCATCAAAAACATCTACCTCGGGCCGACGCTCCCGGCCTTCGTCTCACCGAACGTTTTAAACTTCCTTGTTGAAAACTTCAACATCACGCCGGTTTCCACACCCGAAGCGGATCTGAAGAAGATTCTGAAGGCGTAACCTATTCGTCAAGACACAAGAAGAGAGGAGCTGCATGGCAGCCCCTCTCTTCTTATATTATTTGTCAGCGCGCCGAGCCGATGGCCACCTCGCCGTCACTGTAATAAAAGGAGGTGTTCATCAGATTACTTGACACGACATAGAGGGCAGAGCCGATTGTCACAACGGTGCCCGGATAGGCTGTTCCAGTGCAGATGACCTTACCGTAGTTTCTGTTATACAGTGCGGCATTGAGGTCGTTGAGCTCGGCGACGGCGCTTTGAAGTGTCGCTGAAATCGTATTGTGGCTATAGGAAGCTTTCTGAAGCATCTGCTGTTTCTCTTCCGTCAATCGACCGACCTCCTCCAGCTGACGGAGAAGTTTTAAAAGCGGCTCTAAGCTTTGTAGCTGCTTTTCCAGATCGGGTATCATGTCGGAAAGGCTGCGCTGACGTTCAACGAGATCGGGGTCATTACCAATCTGAAGCTTTGTTTTGATGCCTGATGATGATCCGAGTGTCCGGCACTCGATGTTTTGCATCACAATGCAGGTGCCGCCGATGATCTTCGAGATGACGCCTTCTGTTTTCAGGCTTTTCTTGGAGCGAACGGTGCTGTTGAGAATGTATTCGGCCCGAATATCACCGCTGGCATAAACGCTGCAATTTTCAACGAAGCGGCATTTCATGTTTCCTTTGCACTCAATGGAACTGCCAAGTGCGCCGCCCTGCAAATTTAAATCACCGCCGGATTTGACCGTCGCCGATTCGACAATACCGGCAACGGTGATAAACCCGCCCGCTTCGATGGTCAGGCCGGATGTCACCATGCCGCGAATGACGAGATTACCCGCGACCTTGATGTTGCCGGTCGAGGTGTCAACGTCCTGATTGAGTGTATACGTCTCGCCGACGGAGACCTTTTTGCCGTCAAACTCAAACTGGCCGTTAATTTTTGAGAGAATTTGGCTGCCGTCTTGACTCCATTCCGTATTCGGCCCCAAGACGATGGGTGCCGGTTTGCCGGGCTTTTGGCGGACGACCTGTCCTGTTACTGTCAGTCCGGGGGTCCCATCAATCGGTGGCGTGACTTTGCCAAGAATCTGACCAGCGCGGACATTTTCGATCAGGCCGAGGTCATAATAGTCAACCCGGCCGTTTTCTAGCATTTTTGGCTTGCCCCTGTTTTCCGTTCTGACGGCAAACGTCACCGTGCCGTCAACGCCGTCAATCGGCTCTGTGCCGGTTGCCACAACGACTTCCGTATCGTATCGAGGATTCTCGGCAAGAGAATCAATGGCCTGCCAGTCAATATTGGTCGTCACGCCCTGTCGGGCAAGCGCCGCTTTCAGTGTCTCCGCCGTCAAAAGGCGGCCGCCACCGGCAGGGGCTGTTAAAATAAAACCGGCAGACATCGCGCTGTTTTTGATAATAACGCTGACGGCAGCGTCTTTTGGCGGCGTTTTGTCAGCGGGCTCGGTGCCTGTTATGTTGGCGTTTGCTGGCTGTCCATGCATCGGCATGTCATCTCCCTCCTGCATAAGTCAATATAGTCTTGTTATTTATGAATCAGGGCACACGGCATTGAGGTAGTCTGTGCCGGACGGCGTGCGAAAAATTTTATTTTTGACCGCTGAAACAGCGGATGGCGTCATATCGTCTTCAATGGCGTTAACAATAAAATCGGCTTCAATAAGAATCTGTAAATCCAAATCCTCAATCTGTCCGTATGTGTGGTGGTGGGCAATCAGCCAGGATACACGGTCGATCAGCGGCGCGGCATACCCAAGAGCAGACAGCATTTTCCGGGCTTCCGGGGGGCCCTCTGTCTCCTGATACGGCCCGGCTGCGCTCTGATACTTCAATTCGCTGTTTTTGATGCCGATATCGTGTGTCAGCGCGGCGACCTCCAGAATCAGCTGCGTCTGCGCGTCGAGGCCTTCCTTCTCGCCGATCGCCTTGGCAAAACCGTAAACTTTTAAAAAGTGGCCGATTCGTCTGGCGTCACCCGCATAATAGCGGATCATCGCGTCGAGCACAGCGCCTGTTTCCGGCATAAAAGCACCGCCTTTCGTCATTCTGGTCCGATTAATATATTTATCGTTTTAAATAAGCAAAGCAATAGTACCGGTACTATTTTATTGTAAATGTAAAAAAAGAGGCATAATTTGTGCCCGAGCTGTGTTTTATATAATAAGAACACATCAGGAGGGACGATTGTGACCGATCCGTCATTACTGAGCGGCCTGATTGGCGAATTGCGGCGGGGCTCACTGACGCTGGCTGTCCTCAGTCGGCTGACAACGCCGCGCTATGGCTATGCGCTCCACCAGTGCCTGGAGGAAAAGGGCATCCGAATCGAAGCCAATACACTCTATCCGCTTCTGCGCCGCCTTGAGGCGCAGGGTCTTGTCGAGAACACGTGGGACACGTCATCGCCGCGCCCGCGCAAATATTATGTGCTCAATGATGACGGCCGGGCGCTTTATGACGCGCTGACGTTGGAATGGATCAAGCTGCGCGAGACAGTGGAGCGCCTTTTATCGGAGCAGGACGTGTAAATGACGCAAAAAAGGGCGGCTA belongs to Oscillospiraceae bacterium CM and includes:
- a CDS encoding HD domain-containing protein → MPETGAVLDAMIRYYAGDARRIGHFLKVYGFAKAIGEKEGLDAQTQLILEVAALTHDIGIKNSELKYQSAAGPYQETEGPPEARKMLSALGYAAPLIDRVSWLIAHHHTYGQIEDLDLQILIEADFIVNAIEDDMTPSAVSAVKNKIFRTPSGTDYLNAVCPDS
- a CDS encoding helix-turn-helix transcriptional regulator — protein: MTDPSLLSGLIGELRRGSLTLAVLSRLTTPRYGYALHQCLEEKGIRIEANTLYPLLRRLEAQGLVENTWDTSSPRPRKYYVLNDDGRALYDALTLEWIKLRETVERLLSEQDV
- a CDS encoding DUF342 domain-containing protein codes for the protein MPMHGQPANANITGTEPADKTPPKDAAVSVIIKNSAMSAGFILTAPAGGGRLLTAETLKAALARQGVTTNIDWQAIDSLAENPRYDTEVVVATGTEPIDGVDGTVTFAVRTENRGKPKMLENGRVDYYDLGLIENVRAGQILGKVTPPIDGTPGLTVTGQVVRQKPGKPAPIVLGPNTEWSQDGSQILSKINGQFEFDGKKVSVGETYTLNQDVDTSTGNIKVAGNLVIRGMVTSGLTIEAGGFITVAGIVESATVKSGGDLNLQGGALGSSIECKGNMKCRFVENCSVYASGDIRAEYILNSTVRSKKSLKTEGVISKIIGGTCIVMQNIECRTLGSSSGIKTKLQIGNDPDLVERQRSLSDMIPDLEKQLQSLEPLLKLLRQLEEVGRLTEEKQQMLQKASYSHNTISATLQSAVAELNDLNAALYNRNYGKVICTGTAYPGTVVTIGSALYVVSSNLMNTSFYYSDGEVAIGSAR
- a CDS encoding 4Fe-4S binding protein, whose protein sequence is MIRKIIKIDEEKCNGCGICAQACHEGAIQMIGGKARLTREDYCDGLGDCLPGCPTGAITFEEREAPAYDHAAVMAAKGDKTEKAPLPCGCPGSQAKSLARAVQAPAQTTAAESELTQWPVQIKLVPINAPYFDNANLLIAADCTAFAYGDFHKKFIRNHVTLIGCPKLDEGDYAEKLTEIIRRNNIKSVTVVRMEVPCCGGIENAVKKALQNSGKFIPWSVVVISTDGKILEG
- a CDS encoding trypsin-like peptidase domain-containing protein, yielding MKKRVATIILSLLLIVTILPVTVLAGTLSNFTKVNTYSSGQFTDVSNQWFAPYVQTAYEYGLVNGSSPTTFSPGNNLTIAEAIKLAACLHSIYNTGSANFPSGSPWYQPYVDYALSNDIIPVSYPNYKANATRADFAVILAAALPDEALMAKNQIDDNAIPDVSVTYSYGPAVYKLYRAGVLAGSDSAGTFYPGSFITRDAVAAIVTRMASTDFRQSLTLTENELTATEISKLCCPAVFYIEVYDSTGKVSGCASGFFISSSGLAVTNFHVISRASSAKIVTKDGGIYNVSGVYDYSETNDLALLQISGSGFPYLNLGNSDTAATGSTIYAIGYPLGVDQTFSKGTITNAAHLIDGVSYIMIDASISHGSSGGALINTAGEVIGVTSGGYEDGQNLNLAVPINLVNNMKQTSTVPLSTVASSTSALKVTASPAAVTINKGSKTTVTLTASSGNFDSIAYQIGNYSIVACAWGDWSGNSIPLTFTGLAPGSTAVIIGLLDENDNALATTSINVTVVGSGTSTAYYSGYYPAPDYGAYVNCAPYYQNYDPSTDSEFFAYRISDLTVDSHYAIDGYFDLLSDNGFHYFSSFYDDYGDLVYVFRNSSYGLDVYYSIGEFYSSNCVLIFVVPI
- the hcp gene encoding hydroxylamine reductase, coding for MSMFCFQCEQTAGGKACTGKIGVCGKPEDVANLQDDLTRELIALAVAYSGKKPTRQAVNVMMEGLFTTVTNVNFDADSIASLTSRAAAEKKAANPNLQLDCGAPGEPLRLWSVDEDIRSLKSLILLGLRGVAAYAYHALALGYQDDDVDQMLFKGLEAISKTDATMNDLLPVVMEVGNINLKCMELLDRANTDTYGTPAPTTVPLSVEKGPFIVISGHDLHDLQLLLEQTQGKGINIYTHGEMLPAHAYPKLKAYSHLKGNFGTAWQNQQTEFDALPAPVLFTTNCLMPPKDSYRDRVFTTAVVDYPGLVHIDDNKDFTPVINKALALGGYQEDKEMTGINGGKTVMTGFGHGTVLSVAGTVIDAVKAGAIKHFFLVGGCDGAKPGRNYYTEFVQKTPADTVVLTLACGKYRFNDLDLGTLGGLPRLMDMGQCNDAYSAIKVAVALSEAFGCSVNELPLTLVLSWYEQKAVCILLTLLALGIKNIYLGPTLPAFVSPNVLNFLVENFNITPVSTPEADLKKILKA
- a CDS encoding Crp/Fnr family transcriptional regulator — translated: MTPYLSTLKKCPLFAGIDDADIDNILPCLSASVRQYEKNTFVFSADDSVFTVGIILSGSIHIIKEDFWGRKDILSQAEAGDLFAESFSCAQSERIAVSVLAADRCEIMLINCRKIIKTCSSACLFHSQLIANLLQIIANKNILLMQKIEQMSKRTTREKLLAYLSAEAEKVGRSAFDIPFNRQELADYLAIDRSAMSSELGRMRDEGLLTFERNHFELIL